From a single Micromonospora sp. WMMD1102 genomic region:
- a CDS encoding VTT domain-containing protein — MADWLVQVGELPSWIFLTVLGGVMLLDAIPLLGVLVPGDVAVLAAVGVGRPASLGAFLAVIAGCLGGWSLTFFAGRRFGARLRRSRTGGWIGEARWVAAERILGSGGGRMVMVAPFLPVLNAVLPLAAGGLRMSYRRFLGFAAIGAVLWAGLYMVLAILARSLGGLLPGESFALLGTVGVGIVLGGVVLLGVRRRLGSTVQG; from the coding sequence GTGGCGGACTGGCTGGTTCAGGTGGGGGAACTGCCGTCGTGGATCTTCCTGACGGTGCTCGGCGGGGTCATGTTGCTGGACGCGATACCGCTGCTCGGCGTACTCGTACCCGGTGACGTGGCGGTACTGGCCGCGGTGGGGGTGGGCAGGCCGGCCAGTCTGGGGGCGTTCCTGGCGGTGATCGCCGGCTGTCTCGGCGGCTGGTCGCTCACCTTCTTCGCCGGCCGGCGGTTCGGTGCCCGGTTGCGGCGCAGCCGTACCGGGGGGTGGATCGGGGAGGCACGCTGGGTGGCCGCCGAGCGTATTCTCGGCAGCGGCGGGGGCCGGATGGTGATGGTGGCGCCGTTCCTGCCGGTACTGAACGCGGTACTGCCGCTGGCCGCGGGTGGGCTGCGGATGTCGTACCGGCGGTTCCTGGGTTTCGCGGCGATCGGTGCGGTGCTCTGGGCCGGCCTCTACATGGTGCTGGCCATCCTGGCCCGCTCGCTCGGCGGACTGTTGCCGGGGGAGTCGTTCGCGCTGCTCGGCACGGTGGGCGTCGGGATAGTTCTCGGCGGGGTCGTCCTGCTGGGGGTACGCCGCCGACTCGGCTCGACGGTGCAGGGCTGA